A region of Deltaproteobacteria bacterium GWA2_45_12 DNA encodes the following proteins:
- a CDS encoding ABC transporter: MILFTIAKKEFREFFYSPIAYVFLTVFLVLVFWVFFSSFFIQNQASLRVFFSWIPVIFVVFLPAVTMGKWAEEKKSGTFELLLTLPVTDFQAVMGKFLSCLYFVMVALIFTLPLVGTVWFLGDLDLGPVFCGYVGLVLLAAASIAVGLYLSSLTQNSIVAFILSFLVLFVLHLLGESLVVNAAPQFLVPWFLGASLSNHFESISRGVLDSRDLFYYISVTGFFLYLNVLSLESRGWDK; this comes from the coding sequence ATGATCTTATTCACCATTGCCAAAAAAGAATTCAGGGAATTTTTTTATTCCCCCATTGCCTATGTTTTTTTAACGGTCTTTCTGGTTTTGGTTTTTTGGGTTTTTTTCTCCAGTTTTTTTATACAGAATCAGGCCAGTTTAAGAGTTTTTTTTAGCTGGATTCCGGTTATTTTCGTGGTGTTTTTGCCCGCAGTAACCATGGGTAAATGGGCAGAAGAAAAAAAATCAGGCACTTTTGAATTATTATTGACCCTGCCCGTGACTGATTTTCAGGCCGTGATGGGCAAATTTTTGTCCTGTCTTTATTTTGTCATGGTGGCCCTTATTTTTACTTTACCCCTTGTAGGAACGGTGTGGTTTTTGGGAGATCTTGATTTGGGGCCTGTGTTTTGTGGGTATGTGGGGCTTGTTTTGTTGGCCGCGGCTTCCATTGCTGTTGGTTTGTATTTGTCCTCGCTCACCCAAAATTCGATCGTTGCCTTCATCCTTTCGTTTTTGGTTCTTTTTGTGCTCCATTTATTGGGGGAAAGTCTTGTGGTGAATGCCGCGCCCCAATTTTTGGTGCCCTGGTTTTTGGGGGCCAGTTTAAGCAACCATTTTGAAAGTATTTCGCGCGGTGTCTTGGATTCGCGCGACCTTTTTTATTATATAAGCGTGACTGGATTTTTTCTTTATCTGAATGTTTTAAGTCTGGAATCGCGAGGGTGGGATAAATAA